Proteins from a genomic interval of Bacteroidales bacterium:
- a CDS encoding 3-deoxy-D-manno-octulosonic acid transferase encodes MYNIALIIYYFLICISCLFSEKAREWVRGRKNIFKRLKKIDPGKGIIWFHCASLGEYEQGLPVIIKTKEKYPEHKILLTFFSPSGFKNKKYQKEVDYTFYMPLDTIINAYRFINIVRPVFVVFVKYEFWYNNLWVLKEADIPIIYISCNIRKTQYFFRWYGGWFRQRLRKVTHYFVQNEESKRLLESIRINQVTIAGDTRYDRVKAIADTDFYDEKISSFIGNSENVFITGSTWPKDETMLLEILPKLRKYKIIIVPHEVTEDNINRIKELFNNSVLYSEYKISKDSDSNILIIDCIGLLSRLYRYAKFAYIGGGFGKGIHNILEAVVYEVPVIFGPNYKYFNEAITLINAGGAFSFSKKEELIEIIDNLLNDNFLEKAKGSCQEIIDKNLGATDEIMEELRIKN; translated from the coding sequence ATGTATAACATTGCTCTTATAATATACTATTTTTTAATATGTATTTCTTGTCTTTTCAGTGAAAAAGCAAGAGAATGGGTACGCGGACGCAAAAACATTTTTAAAAGATTAAAAAAGATTGATCCCGGAAAAGGTATTATTTGGTTTCACTGTGCTTCTTTAGGGGAATATGAACAAGGATTACCTGTTATCATTAAAACCAAGGAAAAATACCCTGAACATAAAATTTTACTTACATTTTTTTCCCCTTCCGGATTTAAGAATAAAAAGTATCAAAAAGAAGTAGATTATACTTTTTATATGCCTCTTGACACAATAATTAATGCTTACAGGTTTATTAATATTGTAAGGCCCGTTTTTGTTGTGTTTGTAAAATATGAGTTTTGGTATAATAATCTTTGGGTGCTAAAAGAAGCTGATATTCCCATAATTTATATTTCTTGTAATATAAGAAAAACACAATATTTTTTTAGATGGTATGGCGGATGGTTTAGACAAAGACTTCGAAAGGTAACTCACTATTTTGTTCAGAATGAAGAATCGAAAAGATTATTGGAAAGTATTAGAATTAATCAGGTTACCATTGCCGGAGATACTCGTTATGATAGAGTTAAAGCTATTGCCGATACGGATTTCTACGATGAAAAAATAAGTTCTTTTATCGGAAACAGTGAAAATGTTTTTATTACGGGCAGTACCTGGCCGAAAGATGAAACGATGCTTTTGGAAATTCTCCCTAAACTTAGAAAGTATAAAATTATAATTGTTCCGCACGAAGTAACTGAAGATAATATAAATCGTATCAAAGAGCTATTTAATAATAGTGTTTTGTATAGTGAATATAAAATTTCAAAAGATTCGGATTCGAATATTTTAATTATTGATTGTATCGGATTATTATCACGGCTATATCGTTATGCTAAGTTTGCGTATATTGGCGGTGGATTCGGAAAAGGTATTCACAATATATTAGAAGCTGTTGTTTATGAAGTCCCGGTAATTTTCGGACCAAATTACAAATATTTTAATGAAGCTATAACCCTGATAAACGCCGGTGGTGCTTTTAGCTTTTCCAAAAAGGAAGAATTAATAGAAATTATTGATAATTTGCTCAACGATAATTTTCTGGAAAAGGCAAAAGGTTCTTGTCAGGAAATTATTGATAAAAACTTAGGAGCTACGGATGAGATTATGGAAGAATTAAGAATTAAGAATTAA
- a CDS encoding long-chain fatty acid--CoA ligase translates to MSTIKSIFKNGKLLYGEKIMFETYLGEKYTFSQFASKVKDIQNTLYYYGISKGDKVAILAEDTPQWNMAFYAITTMGAIAVPISKFKDISTLHRITIAAECNLLLLQKDILNDITFEKLSEDTHLTIIDIDILKCVLSPNAKQKQNFKSTNNVNSLTMPKVDIISTDLAAARVDIDFYSTNIIYFTHEELIAEAKEQATETGINENDVIVSIMPISYSYRKLTTALIPAIFGNTTIFKPRHSNFKMILSLITEMKPTVIFTVPKVLELVYASSMVDSKSKALIETNVEKFGLFDKMRLKLQGSRIYKTLGGKVRVCNLDDEPNNRKVEKFLKYSGLNFKMKFN, encoded by the coding sequence ATGTCAACTATTAAAAGCATCTTCAAAAACGGTAAATTATTATACGGCGAAAAAATAATGTTCGAAACATATTTAGGTGAAAAATACACTTTTTCACAATTTGCTTCGAAGGTTAAGGATATACAAAACACTTTATATTATTATGGAATAAGTAAAGGAGATAAAGTAGCTATTCTTGCTGAAGATACGCCTCAGTGGAATATGGCTTTTTATGCAATTACAACAATGGGTGCAATAGCAGTCCCGATTTCAAAATTTAAAGATATTTCTACTCTGCATAGAATAACTATTGCGGCTGAATGTAACCTCTTACTTTTGCAAAAAGATATTCTTAATGATATAACTTTTGAGAAACTTAGTGAAGATACACATCTTACGATAATAGATATTGACATTCTAAAATGTGTTTTATCTCCAAACGCAAAGCAAAAACAAAATTTCAAATCAACTAATAATGTTAACAGTTTAACAATGCCGAAAGTGGATATTATATCTACCGATTTAGCTGCGGCAAGAGTTGATATAGATTTTTACAGTACGAATATCATATATTTTACTCACGAAGAATTGATTGCAGAGGCAAAAGAACAGGCAACCGAAACCGGAATAAACGAAAATGATGTTATTGTCTCAATTATGCCGATATCATATTCTTATCGTAAACTTACAACCGCACTGATTCCTGCAATTTTCGGAAATACAACTATATTTAAACCAAGACATTCGAATTTTAAAATGATTTTATCATTGATAACCGAAATGAAGCCGACTGTAATTTTTACGGTACCAAAAGTCTTGGAATTAGTTTATGCAAGTAGTATGGTAGATAGCAAATCCAAAGCACTTATTGAAACTAATGTGGAAAAATTTGGTTTGTTTGATAAAATGAGATTGAAATTACAAGGATCAAGAATCTATAAAACACTTGGCGGAAAGGTCCGCGTTTGTAATTTAGATGACGAACCCAATAACAGAAAAGTCGAGAAATTTCTTAAATATTCCGGTTTGAATTTTAAAATGAAATTTAATTAA
- a CDS encoding aminotransferase class V-fold PLP-dependent enzyme, giving the protein MKTYRYSFFPGPTTVSENVLNIGLMNFGSADVEPEFLTLYNNCVSDLKKLFNTRGDVVIMTGEGMLALWSGLNSCLVPDDRVLAISTGIFGTGIGTMAESIGCEVKIIEFPYDCSFEDYYLIEKTIAEFKPKMITAVHCETPSGILNDLTVLGKLKKMYNVPLFYVDAVSSVGAVHINADKNNIDLCLGGTQKALSAPPNTCFLTVSNKAWEIIEKVNYQGYDALLPFKDVKKTGYFPYTPSWVNIAQLYQSTQNIFVEGFDNVVKRHKDCSQKVIMKLKEAGIQLFPRKVEYSSPTVTAAYIPDGYTWEKYDKKMREKGIVFGGNYGELKGKVFRIGHMGTQTNFEELCLF; this is encoded by the coding sequence ATGAAAACGTATAGATATTCGTTTTTTCCGGGACCAACAACAGTTTCTGAAAATGTTTTAAATATTGGATTGATGAATTTCGGTTCGGCTGATGTTGAGCCGGAATTTCTTACATTGTACAATAACTGTGTAAGCGATTTAAAAAAACTTTTTAATACAAGAGGCGATGTTGTTATTATGACGGGCGAAGGTATGCTTGCTTTGTGGAGCGGATTAAATAGCTGCTTGGTTCCTGATGATAGAGTTTTAGCAATTTCAACCGGCATTTTCGGTACCGGAATTGGAACAATGGCTGAAAGCATAGGTTGTGAAGTGAAAATTATAGAATTTCCTTATGACTGTAGTTTTGAAGATTATTATTTGATTGAAAAAACTATTGCAGAATTTAAGCCGAAGATGATTACGGCAGTTCATTGTGAAACTCCAAGCGGAATACTTAATGATCTTACAGTGTTGGGAAAGTTGAAAAAAATGTATAACGTTCCCCTTTTTTATGTGGATGCCGTATCGTCCGTAGGTGCGGTACATATAAATGCTGATAAAAATAATATTGATCTTTGTCTGGGCGGAACACAAAAAGCATTGTCCGCACCACCAAATACATGTTTTCTTACAGTTAGTAATAAAGCTTGGGAAATAATAGAAAAGGTTAACTATCAAGGATATGATGCTCTACTTCCTTTTAAGGATGTTAAAAAAACAGGATACTTCCCTTATACGCCAAGTTGGGTAAATATTGCTCAATTGTATCAATCCACTCAAAATATTTTTGTCGAAGGGTTTGATAATGTTGTTAAAAGACATAAAGACTGTTCGCAGAAAGTTATCATGAAATTAAAAGAAGCCGGAATACAGCTATTTCCTCGTAAAGTTGAATATTCTTCCCCTACGGTTACAGCCGCTTATATTCCTGATGGATATACTTGGGAAAAATATGATAAAAAGATGAGAGAAAAAGGAATTGTTTTTGGCGGTAACTACGGTGAATTAAAAGGGAAAGTTTTTAGAATAGGGCATATGGGCACTCAAACAAACTTCGAAGAATTATGCCTGTTTTAA
- a CDS encoding tryptophanase codes for MKLPFAESYKIKMIEPIKRSTLEERKQWIKEANYNVFQLKAEQVYIDLITDSGTGAMSDRQWAEMMVGDESYAGANSFYKMKDMITKITGFKYVIPTHQGRAAENVLFSCLVHEGDYIPGNSHFDTTKGHIESRKAFAVDLTVDEAKNTQLEIPFKGNVDVTKLERFLAENAGNVPFIIVTITNNTAGGQPVSMQNLREVREVAKKYNKPVLFDSARFAENAYFIKVREKGYENKTIKEICREMFTFADGMTMSAKKDAIVNMGGFIATNLEEWYESAKVKTIVYEGYITYGGMSGRDMNALAVGLDENTEFENLETRIKQVEYLAKRLDDFNIPYQRPAGGHAIFVDAPKVLTHVPKNEFPAQTLTIELYLEAGIRGCEIGYLLADRDPVTRENRFNGLDLLRLAIPRRVYTNNHMDVVAVALKNVYDRRESITRGVKIVWEAELMRHFTVKLEPLK; via the coding sequence ATGAAATTACCTTTTGCAGAGTCTTATAAAATTAAGATGATTGAACCGATTAAACGTAGTACCCTCGAAGAAAGAAAACAATGGATTAAGGAGGCTAATTATAACGTTTTTCAATTAAAAGCGGAACAAGTATATATTGATTTGATTACCGATTCGGGAACCGGTGCAATGAGTGACCGCCAATGGGCGGAAATGATGGTCGGTGATGAAAGTTATGCAGGTGCTAATTCTTTCTATAAAATGAAAGATATGATAACTAAAATAACAGGATTTAAATATGTTATCCCGACTCACCAAGGTAGAGCCGCTGAAAATGTTCTTTTTTCTTGTTTAGTTCATGAAGGTGATTATATACCCGGAAATTCTCATTTCGATACAACAAAAGGTCATATAGAATCCCGTAAAGCTTTTGCCGTTGATCTTACTGTTGATGAAGCAAAAAATACTCAACTCGAAATTCCTTTTAAAGGAAATGTTGATGTAACAAAATTGGAGAGATTCCTTGCTGAAAATGCAGGTAATGTTCCGTTTATTATTGTTACGATTACTAATAATACTGCTGGCGGACAACCTGTTTCTATGCAAAATCTCCGCGAAGTTCGTGAAGTTGCTAAGAAATATAATAAACCGGTTTTATTTGATTCGGCTCGTTTTGCCGAAAATGCATATTTTATCAAAGTAAGAGAAAAGGGCTACGAAAATAAAACAATAAAAGAAATCTGTCGTGAAATGTTCACCTTTGCAGACGGTATGACTATGAGCGCTAAGAAAGATGCTATTGTTAATATGGGCGGATTTATTGCTACAAATTTGGAAGAATGGTATGAAAGTGCTAAGGTTAAAACAATCGTTTACGAAGGTTATATAACGTACGGAGGAATGAGCGGAAGAGATATGAATGCTCTTGCAGTAGGTTTGGATGAAAATACTGAATTTGAAAATCTTGAAACACGTATTAAACAAGTTGAATATCTTGCTAAAAGATTAGACGACTTTAATATTCCTTACCAAAGACCTGCAGGTGGCCATGCTATATTTGTTGATGCTCCTAAAGTTTTAACTCATGTCCCTAAAAATGAATTTCCTGCTCAAACTTTAACTATCGAATTATATCTTGAAGCTGGTATTCGTGGTTGCGAAATAGGATATTTATTAGCCGACAGAGATCCGGTTACTCGTGAAAATCGTTTCAACGGACTTGATTTGCTGAGACTTGCAATTCCAAGACGTGTTTATACAAATAATCATATGGATGTTGTTGCTGTTGCTCTGAAAAATGTATATGATAGAAGAGAATCTATCACAAGAGGAGTAAAAATTGTTTGGGAAGCCGAACTAATGAGACACTTTACCGTTAAATTAGAACCGCTGAAATAA